In one window of Eggerthella guodeyinii DNA:
- a CDS encoding helix-turn-helix transcriptional regulator produces the protein MGVGDNIRALRTREHLSQAELAKRLSVTKETVSRWETSKSFIRKAHLDKFIEVFGVTADNVLSEGLGFASEPSVARDPSSGAGPNDVMQLPYPVYKVERSGNGTTLRCSSEAYAPPDVAQRHPVGIFVRMDCREMTRLYPVGSLLLVDQKLRPWNGCTVVAYLDNATVVIRRYLAGNNTIMLSSWTYDAPAPDLMIDRRRVRIVGVVVWYQADHDLGA, from the coding sequence ATGGGCGTCGGCGACAACATCCGCGCGTTGAGGACCCGCGAGCACCTGTCCCAAGCAGAGCTGGCGAAACGGCTGAGTGTCACGAAGGAAACCGTGTCCCGCTGGGAAACGAGCAAGAGCTTCATACGCAAAGCGCACCTCGATAAGTTCATCGAAGTGTTCGGGGTGACGGCCGACAACGTTCTCAGCGAGGGGCTCGGATTCGCATCGGAGCCTTCCGTCGCGCGCGATCCCTCGTCCGGCGCGGGCCCGAACGACGTCATGCAGCTCCCGTACCCCGTGTACAAGGTGGAGCGCTCCGGCAACGGCACCACGCTGCGGTGCTCAAGCGAGGCGTACGCCCCGCCTGACGTCGCTCAACGGCATCCCGTCGGGATATTCGTGCGCATGGACTGTCGGGAAATGACTCGTCTGTATCCCGTAGGATCGCTGCTTTTGGTGGATCAGAAGCTGAGGCCGTGGAACGGATGCACGGTGGTCGCGTACCTCGACAACGCAACCGTAGTCATTCGCCGTTACCTAGCGGGAAACAACACTATTATGCTGTCCTCGTGGACCTACGACGCACCCGCCCCCGACCTCATGATCGATAGGCGTCGAGTCCGCATCGTCGGCGTCGTCGTATGGTACCAGGCAGATCACGACCTGGGAGCATGA
- a CDS encoding GldG family protein produces MGALSSLRERLGRVRDAAVRTFSKQHMKELFTGRSFKTGGYTAAVCVAVIGICIAAVLVVEALPASLTEWDISQEQTTSISQETADYVAGLEDDVTIYLIAEEGEEDERIVRLLQQYADASDRVSVVQKDPVLYPAFTSQYTSDEVTGNSLIVTCGDEYRLVDYYDIYTMSSSSYSYEFGGESAVTSALVALTTDELPVVYTLTGHGESDLPTGVASSIESANIETTELNLLASDAVPEDADAVLAYAPTSDLSTDEKDKLLAYLEQGGSLLLFTDYSAEDLPNFDDVMNAYGLEAVDGIIVEGDGSHALSGYPYYLLPDIGDHVITEGLADANAYVLVPLAHGIAEIDSYRSSLTITPLLSTSTSAYVKADAYNAETLAKEDGDVSGSTMVGAAVTEAVGDEEETRVVWFSSSQFLDTSLDKQVGGNNSKLVVNALAWLADAEDAATIAVASKGLGTTMITIDSSSASVVSAFVVGVVPLFFLICGFVVWRSRRRL; encoded by the coding sequence TCGAACGTTCTCCAAGCAGCACATGAAAGAACTGTTCACCGGCCGCTCGTTCAAAACGGGAGGCTACACGGCCGCCGTATGCGTGGCGGTGATCGGCATCTGCATCGCGGCGGTGCTCGTGGTGGAGGCGCTTCCCGCGTCGCTCACCGAATGGGACATCTCGCAAGAGCAGACCACGTCGATATCCCAGGAAACCGCCGACTACGTGGCGGGCCTCGAGGACGACGTGACGATATACCTCATCGCCGAGGAAGGTGAGGAGGACGAACGCATCGTGCGCCTGCTCCAGCAGTACGCCGACGCGAGCGACCGCGTGTCGGTGGTGCAGAAGGACCCGGTGCTCTACCCGGCGTTCACCAGCCAGTACACGTCGGACGAAGTGACGGGCAACAGCCTGATCGTCACGTGCGGCGACGAGTACCGCCTCGTGGACTACTACGACATATACACGATGAGCTCGTCGTCGTACAGCTACGAGTTCGGCGGCGAATCGGCGGTGACCAGCGCGCTCGTGGCGCTGACGACCGACGAGCTTCCCGTGGTGTACACGCTGACAGGCCATGGCGAAAGCGACCTCCCCACGGGCGTCGCGTCCAGCATCGAAAGCGCCAACATCGAGACGACCGAGCTCAACCTGCTGGCGAGCGATGCCGTGCCCGAGGATGCCGACGCGGTGTTGGCGTACGCGCCCACGAGCGATCTGTCCACGGACGAGAAGGACAAGCTGCTCGCCTATCTTGAGCAGGGCGGCAGCCTGCTGCTGTTCACCGATTACTCGGCGGAAGACCTGCCGAACTTCGACGACGTGATGAACGCGTACGGCCTGGAGGCGGTCGACGGGATCATCGTGGAGGGCGACGGCTCGCACGCGCTGAGCGGCTACCCCTACTACCTGCTGCCCGACATCGGCGACCACGTCATCACCGAGGGCCTTGCCGACGCGAACGCGTACGTGCTCGTGCCGCTTGCGCACGGCATCGCGGAGATCGACTCGTACCGCAGCTCGCTCACCATCACGCCGCTTTTGAGCACGTCGACGTCGGCGTACGTGAAAGCCGACGCCTACAACGCCGAAACGCTGGCGAAGGAGGACGGCGACGTATCGGGCTCCACCATGGTGGGGGCGGCGGTGACCGAGGCGGTCGGCGACGAGGAGGAGACGCGGGTCGTGTGGTTCAGCTCGAGCCAGTTCCTCGACACGTCGCTGGACAAGCAGGTGGGCGGCAACAACTCGAAGCTGGTGGTGAACGCGCTGGCGTGGCTCGCCGACGCCGAGGACGCCGCCACGATCGCGGTTGCGAGCAAGGGGCTGGGCACGACGATGATCACCATCGATTCGTCCTCGGCCAGCGTGGTGAGCGCATTCGTGGTCGGCGTGGTGCCGCTGTTCTTCCTGATCTGCGGATTCGTGGTCTGGCGCTCGCGAAGGAGGCTGTAG
- the metA gene encoding homoserine O-acetyltransferase MetA, translating to MPIRIPDSLPATEVLEGENIFVMTEYRALHQDIRPLKVLLLNLMPTKIVTETQIMRKLSNTPLQIDVNLLQTASHAAKNVSEQHLDTFYTTFDDIKDQRFDGMIITGAPVELLDFEDVDYWDELARIMDWSATNVHSTFHICWGAQAGIYHHYGIPKYELENKLFGVFDHDVVKPSSPLVRGFNDSFRAPHSRYTEVHAADIEAHPDLELIAVSDEAGVYIAKSTDSRHFFVFGHPEYDAGTLMVEYERDVAKGLDMPLPRHYFPNDDPTQTPKATWRAHAQLLYTNWLNYYVYQTTPYDLAKVGTEEDSVHE from the coding sequence ATGCCCATCAGAATCCCCGATTCCCTGCCCGCAACCGAGGTGCTCGAGGGCGAGAACATCTTCGTGATGACCGAATACCGCGCCTTGCATCAGGACATTCGCCCGCTGAAGGTGCTGCTGCTCAACCTCATGCCCACGAAAATCGTCACCGAGACGCAGATCATGCGCAAGCTGTCGAACACCCCGCTGCAAATCGACGTCAACCTGCTGCAAACGGCCAGCCATGCGGCGAAAAACGTGTCCGAGCAGCATCTCGACACGTTCTACACCACGTTCGACGACATCAAGGACCAGCGCTTCGACGGCATGATCATCACCGGCGCGCCGGTGGAGCTGCTCGACTTCGAGGACGTGGACTACTGGGACGAGCTCGCCCGCATCATGGATTGGTCCGCCACGAACGTGCACTCCACGTTCCACATCTGCTGGGGCGCGCAGGCCGGCATCTACCACCACTACGGCATCCCCAAGTACGAGTTGGAGAACAAGCTGTTCGGCGTGTTCGATCACGACGTGGTGAAGCCGTCGTCGCCGCTCGTGCGCGGGTTCAACGACTCGTTCCGCGCACCGCACTCGCGCTACACCGAGGTGCATGCGGCCGACATCGAGGCGCATCCCGACCTCGAGCTGATCGCCGTCTCCGACGAGGCCGGCGTCTACATCGCGAAGAGCACCGACAGCCGCCACTTCTTCGTGTTCGGGCACCCCGAGTACGACGCCGGCACGCTCATGGTGGAGTACGAACGCGACGTGGCGAAGGGCCTCGACATGCCGCTCCCCCGCCACTACTTCCCGAACGACGACCCGACGCAAACGCCGAAAGCCACGTGGCGCGCGCATGCGCAGCTGTTGTACACGAACTGGTTGAACTATTATGTGTACCAGACCACGCCATACGATTTGGCGAAAGTAGGCACCGAAGAGGATAGCGTCCATGAGTGA
- a CDS encoding S8 family serine peptidase, translating into MRGFGRFALGALLACSLVPIPAGTAAADETAGSADGSADAALAPGTYVEHEAIAYVIDGGAQAFSLNDDLLGSAENLMSIDAGTAVEALKDDAGAVEAAAAVRSRSSSNGDEASAGRLVLVRDESKTAEQLIGELESDARVAFAEPNAIVETVDADGATPEPDALAKPTAEVANDKGETEPEGDGEESTPSSEIVFGQDKDEPATDINEFVWGFHNDGRMGGMAQNEAVDMGYAAWNDAAAAEKLDEVVVAVIDSGVDASNPDLEPVMWNEGLTSGIATTGKEDEHGFAVVADSAAGVSSTTGLTEYHGTHVAGTIGAAWDGKGVSGLAGNVNLMAVRHDDTLSGALKCFDYVSRACDAGVEVRVTNNSWGLGQGQWRSLDMAVTEIGRQGVVSVFASGNSTYDTDAAGSTVGLLADNPYAITVNAIDPTGNPSTFTQYGETTTDVMAPGTAVLSTYATGAANGAGVTEGPQYLGEEDGEAALYESFDSKSHAAAGVDMQTFSSFSVDSDAADTCEIVAGGRRFDGESALELPYGSDSAEMGAPASAVSGTVDLSGLAEKPTHLSIRYTATSDENASVVPLTSVGVKTLDGSWKELATKEGSFGYGGDSWAGLSGQLPDNVDWANFQVDIRYAVAKLSTTGGTSDLGPYLAGTFVVDSIGLGSDLVPYTYLQGTSMASPAVAGAAAVIAGQGLDDVAADDPAKAAEKLAALVKGAAEPDARYEGLCSTGGYATVDGASNPGPAITEVVDNGGTVTVRGYFMPEGATAMLDGAAATVSERTDLGDGKTELTVQKPEGFAGGQAVVRVEANGKQANHRVDLGKRVETTYYDQTDLPVPDELNTWGAWQLVGFNGDVYCLPRTSVFDSSNSYDHLLRYDPDTKTWEEVPFPVDLLGTKGFAGSIVDATGATLGGALVLQLVNREDKVSFVRYTADGTWEMLDFDFPAENGVPYASTLGSDGKHLYLFGGITGEEKDSTVVYRADLETFVFEETGELSTGRIRPQVAYGNGAFAVTSGVSISTQLGGIGGVELAMPREGDSDDASGEGIPKGWLEGTPVDLSSLVTETGQLAYAAGGVEDGFALVGPTSDDGTTDTYLLSGDEASSVAAYGKRASQQALVAPAATAYRGRFYVLAGSQNEPYHVFSSTAMETGAQPGDAEIVPTPDPEPEPTPDPDPKPTPDPAPTPNAPSGSTPKALARTGDPLAPSSLVLAVLASAGAAALAVSTVRRRRARKA; encoded by the coding sequence ATGAGGGGATTCGGAAGGTTTGCGCTGGGAGCGTTGTTGGCATGTTCGCTCGTACCGATACCTGCGGGTACGGCGGCGGCGGACGAGACCGCAGGCTCCGCAGACGGTAGCGCGGACGCGGCGCTCGCCCCGGGCACGTACGTCGAGCACGAGGCCATCGCGTACGTGATCGACGGCGGAGCGCAAGCGTTTTCGCTGAACGACGACCTGCTGGGAAGCGCCGAGAACCTGATGAGCATCGACGCGGGAACGGCCGTCGAGGCGTTGAAAGACGATGCGGGGGCGGTCGAAGCCGCCGCTGCGGTTCGATCGCGCTCGTCGAGTAACGGCGACGAAGCCTCGGCCGGACGCCTGGTTCTCGTGAGGGACGAGAGCAAGACCGCCGAGCAGCTCATCGGCGAGCTGGAGTCCGATGCGCGCGTGGCGTTCGCGGAGCCGAACGCCATCGTGGAAACCGTCGACGCGGACGGCGCAACGCCCGAGCCCGACGCACTCGCCAAGCCGACGGCGGAGGTCGCGAACGACAAGGGCGAAACCGAGCCGGAAGGCGACGGCGAAGAAAGCACCCCCTCCTCAGAAATCGTCTTCGGCCAAGACAAAGACGAGCCCGCAACCGACATCAACGAATTCGTATGGGGCTTCCACAACGACGGGCGCATGGGCGGCATGGCGCAGAACGAGGCCGTGGATATGGGCTACGCCGCATGGAACGATGCGGCCGCAGCCGAGAAGCTGGACGAAGTCGTCGTGGCCGTCATCGACTCGGGCGTGGACGCTTCGAACCCCGATCTGGAACCGGTCATGTGGAACGAGGGGCTGACGTCCGGCATCGCGACGACGGGCAAGGAAGACGAGCATGGCTTCGCCGTCGTCGCAGACTCCGCCGCAGGCGTCTCGTCGACGACGGGCCTCACGGAATACCACGGCACGCACGTAGCGGGCACCATCGGAGCCGCATGGGACGGCAAAGGCGTCTCGGGCCTGGCGGGAAACGTGAACCTCATGGCCGTTCGTCATGACGACACCTTATCCGGCGCTCTGAAATGCTTCGATTACGTCAGCCGAGCCTGCGATGCGGGCGTCGAGGTGCGGGTGACGAACAACTCGTGGGGCCTGGGCCAGGGCCAATGGCGCTCGCTCGACATGGCCGTGACGGAAATCGGGCGCCAGGGCGTCGTGAGCGTGTTCGCGTCCGGCAACTCGACGTACGACACCGACGCTGCGGGCAGCACGGTCGGCCTCTTGGCCGACAACCCGTACGCGATAACCGTCAACGCCATCGACCCGACGGGCAACCCGTCCACGTTCACCCAGTACGGGGAAACCACGACCGACGTGATGGCGCCGGGCACGGCCGTCCTGTCCACCTATGCGACCGGCGCCGCAAACGGAGCGGGGGTCACTGAGGGCCCGCAGTACCTTGGCGAAGAAGACGGGGAAGCGGCGCTGTACGAAAGCTTCGACAGCAAAAGCCACGCCGCTGCAGGGGTCGACATGCAAACGTTTTCCTCGTTCTCCGTCGATTCCGACGCCGCCGACACTTGCGAGATCGTGGCCGGCGGCCGGCGCTTCGACGGCGAGAGCGCCTTGGAGCTTCCCTACGGTTCGGACTCCGCCGAAATGGGCGCCCCCGCAAGCGCCGTCAGCGGCACGGTGGATCTCTCGGGGCTTGCCGAGAAGCCCACGCACTTGAGCATCCGCTACACGGCAACCTCCGACGAGAACGCCTCGGTCGTACCGCTGACGAGCGTCGGCGTGAAAACGCTCGACGGCAGCTGGAAAGAGCTGGCCACCAAAGAAGGCTCCTTCGGCTACGGCGGCGATTCGTGGGCGGGCCTCTCGGGGCAGCTGCCGGACAACGTCGACTGGGCGAATTTCCAAGTGGACATACGCTACGCCGTGGCGAAGCTGTCCACAACCGGCGGCACGAGCGACCTGGGGCCCTACCTGGCCGGTACCTTCGTGGTTGACAGCATCGGCCTGGGCAGCGACCTGGTTCCCTACACCTACCTGCAAGGCACGTCCATGGCGAGCCCGGCAGTGGCCGGAGCGGCTGCGGTGATCGCAGGGCAGGGCTTGGACGATGTGGCCGCAGACGATCCGGCGAAAGCGGCCGAAAAGCTGGCTGCGCTGGTGAAGGGCGCAGCCGAACCCGACGCCCGCTACGAGGGGCTTTGCTCGACGGGCGGATACGCAACGGTGGACGGCGCGTCGAACCCCGGCCCGGCCATCACCGAGGTCGTGGACAACGGGGGCACGGTGACGGTGCGCGGCTACTTCATGCCGGAAGGAGCGACGGCGATGCTGGACGGTGCGGCGGCGACGGTGTCCGAGCGGACCGACCTGGGCGACGGAAAGACCGAGTTGACCGTGCAGAAGCCCGAGGGCTTTGCGGGCGGCCAAGCGGTCGTGCGGGTGGAGGCGAACGGCAAGCAGGCCAATCACCGCGTCGATCTGGGAAAACGCGTTGAAACGACGTACTACGACCAGACGGATCTGCCCGTTCCCGACGAGCTCAACACATGGGGCGCATGGCAGCTGGTGGGCTTTAATGGAGACGTGTACTGCCTGCCGCGCACATCTGTTTTCGATTCGAGCAACAGCTACGACCATCTGCTGCGCTACGATCCCGATACGAAAACATGGGAAGAGGTGCCGTTTCCCGTCGACCTTCTCGGCACGAAAGGTTTTGCTGGCAGCATCGTCGACGCAACGGGGGCCACGCTCGGCGGCGCGCTTGTGTTGCAGCTGGTCAACAGGGAGGACAAGGTATCTTTCGTCCGCTATACCGCCGACGGAACATGGGAGATGCTCGACTTCGACTTCCCCGCGGAGAACGGTGTGCCGTACGCCTCCACGCTGGGGAGCGACGGCAAGCATCTGTACCTGTTCGGTGGCATAACCGGGGAAGAAAAAGACAGTACGGTCGTGTATCGCGCCGACCTCGAAACGTTTGTTTTCGAGGAGACAGGGGAGCTTTCCACGGGTCGCATCCGTCCTCAGGTAGCGTATGGCAACGGAGCGTTCGCGGTGACGAGCGGCGTTTCTATAAGCACCCAGCTTGGCGGCATCGGAGGCGTCGAACTGGCGATGCCGCGCGAAGGCGACTCGGACGACGCGTCGGGCGAAGGGATTCCCAAGGGATGGCTTGAGGGCACTCCGGTCGACCTCTCGTCGCTCGTAACCGAAACGGGGCAACTGGCGTACGCGGCAGGCGGCGTCGAAGACGGGTTCGCGCTCGTCGGGCCGACGAGCGACGACGGCACGACCGACACGTATCTGCTTTCCGGCGACGAGGCGTCCTCGGTGGCGGCGTATGGGAAGAGGGCTTCGCAGCAAGCGTTGGTCGCTCCGGCCGCTACGGCGTACCGCGGGCGGTTCTACGTGCTGGCGGGGTCGCAGAACGAACCGTACCACGTATTCAGCTCGACGGCCATGGAGACGGGTGCGCAGCCCGGCGATGCCGAGATCGTGCCGACGCCCGACCCGGAGCCGGAGCCAACCCCCGATCCCGATCCGAAGCCGACGCCCGACCCAGCGCCGACCCCTAACGCCCCGAGCGGAAGCACGCCCAAAGCGCTCGCGCGTACGGGAGACCCACTTGCGCCCTCTTCGCTCGTCCTTGCCGTGCTCGCATCCGCCGGCGCAGCGGCACTCGCCGTCTCGACGGTTCGCCGTCGTCGCGCTCGCAAAGCGTAG
- a CDS encoding arginine deiminase family protein, which yields MGGVQVKSEIGPLKQVLMHRPGEETQQYPHGDFLQVFYLRPAHTEFDLAKAQAEHDRLTTLLSDEGVEVLHVQDLLVEAIDSTEQARTELTEAYVKDGRIEGIELTEGVKEHLAKAITSEQFVKRLFEGVRYGDIDLLASDRQSLATLTGSSFDADTFLINPINAAFFTRDPMSVVGKGITLNHMYWQDRNQEVNVLEAVARHHPCFASAPSWFDHRCSFHLEGGDLVNLDAHTLAVGLSSRTEAAAIDVLARRLLWEADESEITSIYAFDVPQIGNRLHLDTCISRIDYDTFVVDPALAQNPTVFKMSRGRKEGSVSIKELSGDLRSMLKQALDIGPIRLMDLDSGASNRIELERDNGATSMLCLAPGNLCVCEENVTANNLLDKAGMTLHPVSIQEMTAGFGGPTSLCLPLWRENV from the coding sequence ATGGGCGGCGTGCAGGTGAAAAGCGAGATAGGCCCGCTGAAGCAGGTGTTGATGCACCGGCCCGGAGAAGAGACGCAGCAGTATCCCCACGGGGACTTTTTGCAGGTGTTCTACTTGCGCCCGGCCCATACGGAGTTCGACCTGGCAAAAGCGCAGGCCGAGCACGATCGCCTGACCACGCTGCTCTCCGACGAGGGCGTCGAGGTGCTGCACGTGCAAGACCTCCTGGTCGAAGCTATCGACAGCACCGAGCAGGCCAGGACGGAGCTGACCGAAGCCTACGTGAAGGACGGCCGCATCGAGGGAATCGAGCTGACGGAGGGTGTCAAAGAGCACCTCGCCAAAGCGATCACGAGCGAGCAGTTCGTCAAGCGTCTCTTCGAGGGCGTCCGCTACGGCGATATAGATCTGCTCGCCTCCGACCGGCAGTCTTTGGCCACTTTGACCGGAAGCTCCTTCGATGCCGACACGTTCCTGATCAACCCCATCAACGCCGCCTTCTTCACACGCGACCCCATGAGCGTCGTCGGCAAAGGCATCACGCTGAACCACATGTATTGGCAAGACCGCAACCAAGAGGTCAATGTGCTGGAAGCCGTTGCGCGGCACCATCCCTGCTTTGCGTCCGCACCCTCGTGGTTCGACCATCGCTGCTCGTTTCACCTCGAAGGCGGGGACCTCGTCAACCTCGATGCGCATACGCTGGCGGTGGGCCTGTCCAGCCGCACCGAAGCGGCGGCAATCGACGTGCTGGCCCGCCGCCTCCTGTGGGAGGCGGACGAATCCGAGATCACGAGCATCTACGCGTTCGACGTACCCCAGATAGGCAACCGGCTGCATCTGGACACGTGCATTTCGCGAATCGACTACGACACCTTCGTGGTGGATCCCGCCCTGGCCCAGAACCCGACCGTGTTCAAGATGAGCCGCGGGCGCAAAGAGGGCAGCGTGAGCATCAAGGAGCTTTCAGGCGACCTTCGATCCATGCTCAAGCAGGCGCTCGACATCGGCCCCATTCGCCTCATGGACCTGGATAGCGGCGCCAGCAACCGGATCGAGCTCGAGCGCGACAACGGCGCCACGAGCATGCTGTGCTTGGCTCCCGGCAACCTGTGCGTCTGCGAAGAGAACGTCACGGCGAACAACCTACTGGACAAGGCCGGCATGACGCTGCACCCTGTATCGATCCAGGAGATGACCGCCGGCTTCGGCGGCCCCACCAGCCTGTGCCTGCCGCTGTGGCGAGAGAACGTCTAG
- a CDS encoding DUF4340 domain-containing protein has product MAGLASKRARTVLVLVLALAALGGAYALASGMADAEGEGSLAAGEPFLSVSSEEIAEVTWTYGDATATMVKEDGTWADAEAAGVSLDQSAAAELASAAADASSSRSVARSQEDAAMGLESPTVRATLVLTDGSSVSFEVGAATADGASCYAWREGSEDVQVVDIVLLNAFSCSMADLYVTESAPGSSSVTAFEVDRGGDVLSMTYLEEGSDAAYSSFYQWFLQDGDALRALDTSKARTLANVVNRITWKSCVDTAYADDAAATYGFDDPVLTATLSYTNDDEPSEYVLVVGSKASSSTYYAHPAGSTYVYTVAAEKVEDLLEATYETLRPDDVCLMDWDTVDALDIVCDGEATTVSFVRTEEQDDDGETVVSTSYEVDGASADASAVSSLTDTIDGMESEGEGTIDAAQGGADAELAITFHRTASTYETMTLSFIRYDNSFYLVSFNGEERLLVNRNDVAALKEAVQAL; this is encoded by the coding sequence ATGGCCGGGTTGGCATCGAAGCGCGCCCGCACGGTGCTCGTGCTGGTGCTGGCGCTGGCGGCGCTGGGCGGCGCGTATGCGCTCGCGTCGGGGATGGCCGACGCCGAAGGCGAAGGCTCCCTGGCGGCCGGCGAGCCGTTCCTGTCCGTCTCGTCGGAGGAAATCGCAGAGGTGACCTGGACGTACGGCGACGCGACGGCCACCATGGTCAAGGAGGACGGCACGTGGGCGGACGCGGAAGCCGCAGGCGTGTCCCTCGACCAGTCGGCGGCTGCGGAGCTTGCGTCGGCGGCGGCCGATGCAAGCTCGAGCCGATCCGTCGCGCGCTCGCAGGAGGACGCGGCGATGGGGCTGGAAAGCCCGACGGTCCGGGCCACGCTCGTCCTGACGGACGGCAGCTCGGTGTCGTTCGAGGTGGGCGCGGCCACGGCCGACGGCGCTTCGTGCTACGCGTGGCGCGAGGGGTCGGAGGACGTGCAGGTGGTGGACATCGTCCTGCTCAACGCGTTCTCCTGCTCTATGGCGGACCTCTACGTCACCGAGAGCGCGCCGGGATCTTCGAGCGTCACGGCGTTCGAGGTCGATCGCGGCGGCGACGTCCTGTCGATGACGTACCTCGAAGAGGGGTCCGATGCGGCCTACTCGTCGTTCTACCAATGGTTCTTGCAGGACGGCGACGCCCTGCGCGCCCTCGACACGAGCAAGGCGCGGACCCTGGCCAACGTGGTGAATCGCATCACGTGGAAGTCGTGCGTCGATACGGCGTACGCCGACGATGCGGCCGCAACGTACGGGTTCGACGACCCGGTGCTCACGGCGACCCTCTCGTACACGAACGACGATGAGCCGAGCGAATACGTGCTGGTCGTGGGTTCGAAAGCGAGTTCGAGCACCTATTACGCCCACCCGGCCGGCTCGACGTACGTGTACACGGTGGCTGCGGAGAAGGTGGAAGACCTGCTGGAGGCCACGTACGAGACGCTGCGTCCCGACGACGTGTGCCTCATGGATTGGGATACGGTGGACGCGCTCGACATCGTGTGCGACGGCGAGGCGACGACGGTGTCGTTCGTGAGGACGGAGGAACAGGACGACGACGGCGAGACCGTGGTCAGCACGTCGTACGAGGTGGACGGCGCGTCGGCGGATGCGAGCGCGGTGTCGTCCCTGACGGATACCATCGACGGGATGGAGTCGGAGGGGGAGGGCACGATCGACGCCGCCCAAGGCGGCGCGGATGCCGAGCTGGCGATCACCTTCCACCGCACCGCGTCGACGTACGAGACGATGACCCTGAGCTTCATTCGCTACGACAACAGCTTCTACCTGGTGTCGTTCAACGGCGAGGAGCGTCTCCTCGTCAACCGCAACGACGTGGCGGCCCTCAAGGAGGCGGTGCAAGCGCTGTGA
- a CDS encoding YfcC family protein, producing MAEKIKRTLQVPHTYTIIFVLMILVAVLTWIVPSGAFDTTEVGGREVTVSGTYQEIDKVIVDEETGEQTDLRQGVDAVLQAPLQGIEAAVEVVAFIFIVGGAFQIITATGAIDAGMRRVVKRFKSKDILVIPIAMLLFALGGSTFGMAEETLPFFAIFVPIMISMGFNSLTAFMIVFIGAKAGYIASTVNPFSVLIAQGIVGITGNPQLWLRAIMFVVIVGLSIAWVMLYARKVRKNPKLSLTYEADKAKREKLGTVADDAPFTTAQKLVLGVFLAGMLLIVWGLVTQGWYMGELSAVFLAMGLISGLIARFSQQRIASEFVIGLKDFAFSAIVVGLARGVLVIADNGMIIDTILNGLATGLAGVPSAVYTTILYGVVNLLTILVPSSSSLAALTMPIFGPLTELMALNPEGAVTALCLGEPMMTIICPTSAILIAGLAVCKISLEQWWKTCWKFWLVLSAVCIGFTAVSAMLPVA from the coding sequence ATGGCAGAAAAGATCAAGCGCACGTTGCAGGTGCCGCATACCTATACCATCATCTTCGTGCTGATGATACTTGTTGCCGTGCTGACGTGGATCGTTCCGTCCGGTGCTTTCGACACGACGGAGGTCGGCGGTCGCGAGGTCACCGTGTCAGGGACCTATCAGGAGATTGACAAGGTCATTGTCGACGAAGAGACCGGCGAGCAGACGGATCTGCGCCAAGGCGTCGATGCCGTGCTGCAGGCACCCCTGCAGGGCATTGAGGCAGCGGTCGAGGTTGTCGCGTTCATCTTCATCGTCGGCGGAGCGTTTCAGATCATCACGGCAACCGGGGCCATCGACGCCGGCATGAGGCGCGTGGTCAAGCGATTCAAGAGCAAGGACATCCTCGTCATACCCATCGCGATGCTGCTGTTCGCGCTGGGTGGATCGACGTTCGGCATGGCGGAGGAGACGCTGCCGTTCTTCGCGATATTCGTGCCCATCATGATCTCAATGGGATTCAACTCCCTCACCGCGTTCATGATCGTCTTTATCGGTGCGAAAGCGGGCTACATCGCCTCGACCGTCAACCCGTTCAGCGTTCTCATCGCGCAGGGCATCGTCGGCATCACCGGCAACCCGCAGCTGTGGCTTCGCGCCATCATGTTCGTGGTCATCGTGGGGCTGTCCATCGCTTGGGTCATGCTCTATGCGAGGAAGGTGCGTAAGAATCCGAAGCTGTCGTTGACGTACGAAGCCGATAAGGCGAAGCGCGAAAAACTGGGTACGGTTGCCGACGATGCTCCGTTCACGACGGCGCAGAAGCTGGTCTTGGGAGTGTTCCTCGCAGGCATGCTGCTCATCGTATGGGGCCTGGTGACTCAGGGCTGGTACATGGGCGAGCTTTCGGCGGTGTTTCTGGCCATGGGTTTGATCTCGGGCCTCATCGCACGGTTCTCGCAGCAGCGGATCGCCTCAGAGTTCGTCATCGGTTTGAAGGACTTCGCTTTCTCGGCCATCGTGGTGGGCCTCGCGCGCGGCGTCCTGGTCATCGCCGACAACGGCATGATCATCGATACGATCCTCAACGGGCTGGCAACCGGTTTGGCAGGCGTGCCGTCGGCCGTCTACACCACCATCCTGTACGGCGTGGTGAACCTGTTGACCATCCTCGTGCCCAGCTCGTCGAGCCTGGCGGCCCTGACGATGCCGATCTTCGGCCCCCTGACCGAGCTGATGGCTCTCAACCCCGAGGGCGCCGTGACGGCTCTGTGCCTGGGCGAGCCCATGATGACCATCATCTGCCCCACAAGCGCCATCCTCATCGCCGGGCTTGCGGTGTGCAAGATAAGCCTGGAGCAATGGTGGAAGACCTGCTGGAAGTTCTGGTTGGTACTCAGCGCGGTCTGTATAGGTTTCACGGCTGTTTCCGCGATGCTTCCCGTTGCGTAG